In Xiphias gladius isolate SHS-SW01 ecotype Sanya breed wild chromosome 6, ASM1685928v1, whole genome shotgun sequence, a single genomic region encodes these proteins:
- the naprt gene encoding nicotinate phosphoribosyltransferase isoform X2 has product MAAPSSKTCGAMERYIQERVPPLLTDLYQFTMAYAYWRAGRHQELAVFELFFRDNPFGGGFSLFAGLHDCQLFLRGFRFTDEDVEFLRSALPPATDPAFFQFLRGLDCSGVTLRAVPEGTVVFARVPLMEVAGPMAVVQLLETSLLCLVNYASLVCSNAARFRLAAGTGRKLLEMGLRRAQGPDGGLTASRYTHIGGFDLTSNVQAGFLFGIPVAGTMAHSYVTSFTSLEEVWPQTLLTVKGDPDPVDFISLTKGWLSRVCELLGAEPGKIREDELAAFLSYAIAYPQNFLPVIDSYSVGCGLLNFCAVALALCELGYRPVGVRLDSGDLCRQSVDVRRVFRLCSKHFSIPTFDSLIIVGTNNISEQSMAELNKKENEIDVVGVGTHLVTCTKQPSLGCVYKLVEVRGRPRMKISEDPEKSTVPGRKSVYRLVDAEGHPFLDLVCLAVESPPEAGVPLSCYPLRCDNSTVSVTPAQVTCLYQEVFAKGQVTHPLCSAAETRAKVQGSLQTLHPRHKRLQEPDSYTVALSEKLHNLVTEIRRGSSNDSNFLLAN; this is encoded by the exons ATGGCAGCGCCGTCCAGCAAAACATGCGGGGCTATGGAGCGGTATATCCAGGAGCGCGTCCCGCCGCTGCTGACCGACCTGTACCAGTTCACCATGGCTTACGCGTACTGGCGGGCCGGCCGGCACCAGGAGCTCGCCGTGTTCGAGCTCTTCTTCAGGGACAATCCGTTCGGCGGCGGCTTCTCGCTGTTCGCGGGTCTGCACGACTGTCAGCTGTTCCTGCGTGGCTTTCGCTTCACGGACGAAG ATGTGGAGTTCCTGCGCTCAGCCCTGCCCCCGGCCACCGACCCTGCCTTCTTCCAGTTTCTGCGAGGCCTGGACTGTTCGGGCGTCACACTCCGCGCTGTCCCGGAGGGCACTGTGGTGTTTGCCAGG GTGCCTCTGATGGAGGTGGCAGGTCCAATGGCTGTGGTTCAACTGCTGGAGACCAGTTTACTGTGTCTGGTTAACTACGCCAG TCTGGTGTGTAGTAACGCTGCCCGTTTCCGCCTGGCGGCCGGCACCGGGAGGAAGCTGCTGGAGATGGGGCTCAGACGGGCTCAGGGGCCAGATGGGGGGCTCACCGCTTCACGTTACACACACATTGGGG GGTTCGATCTCACCAGTAACGTTCAGGCCGGATTCCTGTTTGGGATCCCCGTCGCAGGGACCATGGCTCACTCGTACGTCACCTCCTTTACCTCCCTGGAGGAGGTGTGGCCACAA ACTCTCCTGACAGTGAAAGGGGACCCTGATCCAGTTGACTTCATTTCTCTGACTAAAGGTTGGTTGAGCCGTGTGTGTGAGCTTCTGGGAGCGGAGCCGGGGAAGATCAGAGAGGACGAGTTGGCCGCCTTCTTGTCCTATGCCATCGCCTACCCTCAGAACTTCCTCCCTGTGATTGACAGCTACAGTGTTGGCTG CGGTTTGCTGAACTTCTGCGCTGTGGCCTTGGCGCTGTGCGAACTGGGCTACAGGCCGGTGGGAGTTCGTCTGGACAGCGGGGACCTCTGCAGGCAGTCGGTCGATGTCCGTCGCGTCTTCAGGCTCTGCAGCAAGCA TTTCTCCATCCCCACTTTTGATTCACTGATCATCGTCGGGACCAATAACATCTCAGAGCAAAGCATGGCTGAACTCAACAAGAAG GAGAATGAGATCGACGTGGTTGGTGTTGGAACACATCTGGTCACCTGCACAAAACAGCCCTCGCTGGGTTGCGTGTATAAG TTGGTGGAAGTCAGGGGAAGGCCCAGGATGAAGATCAGTGAAGACCCAGAAAAGAGCACCGTGCCTGGGAGGAAATCTGTCTACCGGCTAGTAGACGCTGAGG GTCATCCTTTTCTAGACCTGGTGTGCCTGGCGGTGGAGTCTCCTCCAGAGGCAGGAGTCCCACTGAGCTGTTACCCTCTGCGTTGTGATAACTCCACTGTCTCAGTCACTCCAGCTCAGGTCACCTGCCTGTATCAGGAAGTGTTTGCCAAAGGACAG GTCACACACCCTCTGTGCAGCGCTGCCGAAACTAGAGCAAAGGTCCAGGGCTCCCTCCAGACTCTGCACCCTCGACATAAGAGGCTTCAGGAGCCAGACTCTTACACA GTGGCGCTGTCAGAGAAACTCCACAACTTGGTGACAGAGATCCGAAGAGGCAGCTCCAACGACAGCAACTTTCTCCTGGCCAACTAA
- the naprt gene encoding nicotinate phosphoribosyltransferase isoform X1 — protein sequence MAAPSSKTCGAMERYIQERVPPLLTDLYQFTMAYAYWRAGRHQELAVFELFFRDNPFGGGFSLFAGLHDCQLFLRGFRFTDEDVEFLRSALPPATDPAFFQFLRGLDCSGVTLRAVPEGTVVFARVPLMEVAGPMAVVQLLETSLLCLVNYASLVCSNAARFRLAAGTGRKLLEMGLRRAQGPDGGLTASRYTHIGGFDLTSNVQAGFLFGIPVAGTMAHSYVTSFTSLEEVWPQTLLTVKGDPDPVDFISLTKGWLSRVCELLGAEPGKIREDELAAFLSYAIAYPQNFLPVIDSYSVGCSGLLNFCAVALALCELGYRPVGVRLDSGDLCRQSVDVRRVFRLCSKHFSIPTFDSLIIVGTNNISEQSMAELNKKENEIDVVGVGTHLVTCTKQPSLGCVYKLVEVRGRPRMKISEDPEKSTVPGRKSVYRLVDAEGHPFLDLVCLAVESPPEAGVPLSCYPLRCDNSTVSVTPAQVTCLYQEVFAKGQVTHPLCSAAETRAKVQGSLQTLHPRHKRLQEPDSYTVALSEKLHNLVTEIRRGSSNDSNFLLAN from the exons ATGGCAGCGCCGTCCAGCAAAACATGCGGGGCTATGGAGCGGTATATCCAGGAGCGCGTCCCGCCGCTGCTGACCGACCTGTACCAGTTCACCATGGCTTACGCGTACTGGCGGGCCGGCCGGCACCAGGAGCTCGCCGTGTTCGAGCTCTTCTTCAGGGACAATCCGTTCGGCGGCGGCTTCTCGCTGTTCGCGGGTCTGCACGACTGTCAGCTGTTCCTGCGTGGCTTTCGCTTCACGGACGAAG ATGTGGAGTTCCTGCGCTCAGCCCTGCCCCCGGCCACCGACCCTGCCTTCTTCCAGTTTCTGCGAGGCCTGGACTGTTCGGGCGTCACACTCCGCGCTGTCCCGGAGGGCACTGTGGTGTTTGCCAGG GTGCCTCTGATGGAGGTGGCAGGTCCAATGGCTGTGGTTCAACTGCTGGAGACCAGTTTACTGTGTCTGGTTAACTACGCCAG TCTGGTGTGTAGTAACGCTGCCCGTTTCCGCCTGGCGGCCGGCACCGGGAGGAAGCTGCTGGAGATGGGGCTCAGACGGGCTCAGGGGCCAGATGGGGGGCTCACCGCTTCACGTTACACACACATTGGGG GGTTCGATCTCACCAGTAACGTTCAGGCCGGATTCCTGTTTGGGATCCCCGTCGCAGGGACCATGGCTCACTCGTACGTCACCTCCTTTACCTCCCTGGAGGAGGTGTGGCCACAA ACTCTCCTGACAGTGAAAGGGGACCCTGATCCAGTTGACTTCATTTCTCTGACTAAAGGTTGGTTGAGCCGTGTGTGTGAGCTTCTGGGAGCGGAGCCGGGGAAGATCAGAGAGGACGAGTTGGCCGCCTTCTTGTCCTATGCCATCGCCTACCCTCAGAACTTCCTCCCTGTGATTGACAGCTACAGTGTTGGCTG TAGCGGTTTGCTGAACTTCTGCGCTGTGGCCTTGGCGCTGTGCGAACTGGGCTACAGGCCGGTGGGAGTTCGTCTGGACAGCGGGGACCTCTGCAGGCAGTCGGTCGATGTCCGTCGCGTCTTCAGGCTCTGCAGCAAGCA TTTCTCCATCCCCACTTTTGATTCACTGATCATCGTCGGGACCAATAACATCTCAGAGCAAAGCATGGCTGAACTCAACAAGAAG GAGAATGAGATCGACGTGGTTGGTGTTGGAACACATCTGGTCACCTGCACAAAACAGCCCTCGCTGGGTTGCGTGTATAAG TTGGTGGAAGTCAGGGGAAGGCCCAGGATGAAGATCAGTGAAGACCCAGAAAAGAGCACCGTGCCTGGGAGGAAATCTGTCTACCGGCTAGTAGACGCTGAGG GTCATCCTTTTCTAGACCTGGTGTGCCTGGCGGTGGAGTCTCCTCCAGAGGCAGGAGTCCCACTGAGCTGTTACCCTCTGCGTTGTGATAACTCCACTGTCTCAGTCACTCCAGCTCAGGTCACCTGCCTGTATCAGGAAGTGTTTGCCAAAGGACAG GTCACACACCCTCTGTGCAGCGCTGCCGAAACTAGAGCAAAGGTCCAGGGCTCCCTCCAGACTCTGCACCCTCGACATAAGAGGCTTCAGGAGCCAGACTCTTACACA GTGGCGCTGTCAGAGAAACTCCACAACTTGGTGACAGAGATCCGAAGAGGCAGCTCCAACGACAGCAACTTTCTCCTGGCCAACTAA
- the si:ch211-191a24.4 gene encoding MARVEL domain-containing protein 3, with protein sequence MSHPPSSNRGHRERNGDRRHYRDSPGDRGSSPDRSPSSRPPYYPRDADPPPKHVREVPRVERHDSSCTNICSRRGIVLICAVLTNALVLICVVAAQMVTSGLSSSAGLGGFNINSNFHLQGTELQQARDLDMQYSQMRAPGIYGGIAFSLTFGVVSLLFVVAGNKPPHLMSRKLLVGALVFQAVGAAVYVAAVGLYLHFIIRVNSSDVCKRRERLYARNGYTWMNCDVGGADAAVALFGLITAILYTAGAALTVQTIRRVKRYLRERKRREAERQQARGRPQRAPLRAETTSV encoded by the exons ATGAGCCACCCGCCCAGTTCCAACCGGGGACACCGGGAGAGAAACGGAGACCGCCGACATTACCGGGACTCCCCCGGGGACAGAGGTTCGTCCCCCGACAG GTCTCCTTCCTCTCGACCCCCATACTACCCCAGGGATGCTGACCCCCCTCCCAAACATGTGCGGGAGGTCCCTCGAGTGGAGCGCCACGACTCCAGCTGCACAAACATCTGCTCCAGGAGAG GCATCGTGCTGATCTGCGCTGTGCTGACCAACGCCCTGGTGCTGATCTGTGTGGTGGCGGCTCAGATGGTGACGTCGGGCTTGTCCTCCAGTGCCGGGCTGGGCGGCTTCAACATCAACTCCAACTTCCACCTGCAGGGCACCGAGCTGCAGCAGGCACGAGACCTGGACATGCAGTACAGCCAGATGAGGGCGCCGGGGATCTACGGGGGCATCGCCTTCAGCCTGACCTTCGGGGTGGTCTCGCTGCTGTTTGTGGTCGCCGGGAACAAACCCCCCCACCTGATGTCGAGGAAGCTTCTGGTCGGAGCGTTGGTGTTTCAGGCGGTGGGCGCGGCGGTGTACGTGGCGGCCGTCGGTCTCTACCTGCACTTCATCATCAGGGTCAACTCCAGTGATGTTTGTAAACGGCGGGAGAGGTTGTACGCGCGTAACGGCTACACCTGGATGAACTGTGATGTGGGCGGGGCGGACGCAGCCGTGGCTCTGTTTGGGCTCATCACAGCCATCCTGTACACTGCCGGCGCAGCGCTCACAGTCCAGACCATCCGACGCGTGAAGCGCTACCTGCGGGAGCGGAAACGCAGAGAGGCGGAGAGGCAGCAGGCCCGAGGCCGACCCCAGAGGGCCCCGCTGAGGGCCGAAACCACCTCTGTGTGA
- the c6h8orf82 gene encoding UPF0598 protein C8orf82 homolog, whose product MSFLRTAARSCRGLAALRRVSAGYTASRTTATYVQGQSPDPRIREYFYYIDHQGQLFLDDTKVKNFVTCFKDKQFLVFFFSRLRSNQSGRYEEDFPFLSLCGRERNFVRCDDRPVVFTHLVQTPAGPQGIVGEQELLSYCGGAEKLSFPFRPEALYMHPVSGRVYHPCTERSGGVGLVRSALAIEFSSFFVYAPENGQSGQPTHFLWGGQKRTLTNELAGCFPVAEEGGGQQGELG is encoded by the exons ATGTCGTTCCTCCGGACTGCGGCTCGCAGCTGCAGAGGTCTGGCCGCTCTGCGCCGCGTGTCCGCCGGCTACACCGCCTCCAGAACCACCGCTACGTACGTCCAGGGCCAGAGCCCCGACCCACGCATCCGAGAGTACTTCTACTACATCGACCACCAAGGACAG CTTTTCCTCGATGACACTAAAGTGAAGAACTTTGTCACCTGCTTCAAAG ATAAACAGTTCCTGGTCTTCTTCTTCAGTCGTCTGCGATCAAATCAGAGCGGGCGGTATGAGGAGGACTTCCCCTTCCTGTCCCTGTGCGGGAGGGAGAGGAACTTCGTGCGCTGCGACGACCGACCTGTGGTCTTCACCCATCTGGTGCAGACCCCCGCAGGGCCGCAGGGGATCGTGGGAGAGCAGGAGCTGCTGTCGTACTGCGGCGGGGCAGAGAAGCTGTCCTTCCCGTTTCGCCCTGAGGCTCTGTACATGCATCCCGTCAGCGGACGAGTGTATCACCCCTGCACAGAGCGCTCAGGGGGGGTCGGCCTGGTCCGCTCGGCTCTGGCCATCGAGTTCAGCTCATTCTTTGTTTATGCTCCAGAGAACGGCCAATCGGGACAGCCTACACATTTCCTGTGGGGAGGACAGAAGCGCACACTGACCAATGAGCTCGCAGGATGTTTCCCCGTGGCTGAAGAGGGCGGCGGACAGCAGGGAGAACTGGGATAA